From one Oncorhynchus clarkii lewisi isolate Uvic-CL-2024 chromosome 6, UVic_Ocla_1.0, whole genome shotgun sequence genomic stretch:
- the LOC139411991 gene encoding apelin receptor A-like, with amino-acid sequence MTWNMDPTVEYRDTYDYDYGDNETMCDYSEWEPSYSLIPVLYMLIFILGLSGNGVVIFTVWRSKSKRRAADVYIGNLALADLTFVITLPLWAVYTALGYHWPFGVALCKISSYVVLVNMYASVFCLTCLSFDRYLAIVHSLSSSRLRSRGTMLASLGAIWLLSGLLAVPTLLFRTTVDDINSNRTTCAMDFSLVTLNERHESLWIAGLSLSSSALGFLLPFLAMTIFYCFIGCTVTRHFNNLRKEDQKKRRLLKIITTLVVVFAICWTPFHLLKSMDALSYLNLSPSSCGFERFLLVAHPYATCLAYVNSCLNPFLYAFFDLRFRSQCLCLLNLKKAMHGQMSSMSSTLSAQTQKSEIQSLATKV; translated from the coding sequence ATGACTTGGAACATGGATCCCACTGTGGAGTATAGAGATACCTATGATTATGATTATGGTGACAACGAAACTATGTGTGACTACTCTGAGTGGGAGCCATCCTACTCCCTTATCCCTGTCCTCTACATGCTCATCTTCATCCTGGGCCTGTCTGGGAATGGAGTGGTCATCTTCACCGTCTGGAGGTCCAAGTCCAAGCGCCGAGCAGCCGATGTCTACATAGGCAACCTGGCCCTGGCTGACCTCACCTTTGTGATCACTCTGCCCCTCTGGGCTGTGTACACAGCACTGGGCTACCACTGGCCCTTTGGTGTGGCCCTGTGTAAGATCAGCAGCTACGTGGTGCTGGTCAACATGTACGCCAGTGTCTTCTGCCTCACCTGCCTGAGCTTTGACCGTTACCTGGCTATCGTCCACTCTCTGTCCAGCAGCCGGCTGCGGTCGCGGGGCACAATGCTGGCCTCCCTGGGGGCCATCTGGCTCCTCTCAGGCCTGCTGGCTGTGCCCACTTTGCTCTTCCGCACCACCGTGGACGACATCAACAGCAACCGCACCACCTGTGCCATGGACTTCAGCCTGGTCACCCTAAACGAGAGGCATGAGTCCCTGTGGATCGCAGGACTCAGCCTGTCGTCCTCTGCCCTGGGCTTCCTCCTGCCGTTCCTGGCCATGACCATCTTCTACTGCTTCATCGGCTGCACCGTCACGCGTCACTTTAACAACCTGCGCAAGGAGGACCAGAAGAAGCGTCGTCTGCTGAAGATCATCACCACCCTGGTGGTTGTATTTGCCATCTGCTGGACCCCATTCCACTTGCTGAAGAGCATGGACGCCCTCTCCTACCTGAACCTGTCTCCCAGCTCCTGTGGGTTTGAGCGCTTCCTCCTGGTGGCCCATCCTTATGCTACCTGCCTGGCTTATGTTAACAGCTGCCTCAACCCCTTCCTGTACGCCTTCTTCGACCTGCGCTTCCGCTCCCAGTGCCTGTGCCTGCTCAACCTGAAGAAGGCCATGCATGGACAGATGAGCTCCATGTCCTCCACGCTCAGCGCCCAGACACAGAAGTCAGAGATACAGTCTCTGGCCACCAAAGtgtaa